The genomic region CATGACTGCGAGAGTGATGAAGCCTGCCTGTTAAGCGACTTCGCTAAATAATTTGGGCAGGCCGCCATCAGTCCTGGGTCTCTTTTCAAGGGAAACATCCTCCTCCTGGGAGCGTTGCTTCTTTACTTTCGATTCGGTTGTGAGGCGCTCGCATCCACTCGGGTTTTGCCTGCGGTCCGCTACCTAGCATAAGCGGGTTCCCGCTTGTAACCCCCAGGTTCGTGCTGAAAGTCGGTTCCGACAGCATCTTCTAAGGACGCTTTAATGTTTAAACGACTATCAATCATCACCTCTGTGTATTTAATGGCGGATTTTGAATTGATAGTTACAGTCCCTTTATTTACATTCCTAAATTCTCAGTCTTCATAGTTTTTAGACGTCTTCCAAGCCTTCTTGGATGTGCTTTGCCAGCATTGACTTGGGTTCTAGAAGGTATGTACAGTCTTGAAATGCGGTAGTCGTACGTAAGGTTCCATATAAGTGGAAATAAAATTGATCCTTGAGGAACCCCTGCTGACACGTTGTACAAATAACTAAGCGCGCGTACTTTTATGAGTGCTTCTAGTATACGCTGCCAGCTTTGTAAGCTTTTTTACCATACTTCGGATAACACCACCAGATAAGAAGTGCCATAGGGTTAATATTAGCTCCTTCGCAAATCTTTTTGAAACTTTCttgcttatttgttttaaaagcgGTTAACGACTGGCTTACTGAtctataatattaaattatgaaCTTTACCAGCAAAATCGGGTCTCCCATTACTGCGTTGCATCTGATCTCAGTAGCTTGATATTATCATTCCATCAGTAGTACGCAGATATGTTTACTTTTTACTCGTCTGGGCAAGTAAACATTGCAAGCTTTTCGTAGGTCTTCTACATGGAGTGTCGTTTTATTCTCGGCGGAACCAGCTCAGTCATATAATTACTGACCCgctatttacaataattatgTGGAAATGAGTGAatgcttcaaaaatatttctgctcTTTGAATTGTACACCTGCTGCCCCATTCTGTTCCCGGGCGTTGAAGTCACCCGCTATGATTAAAGGCAATTTTCAAGTAGCCTCCAGTACAATATTTTACTGAAGCTGCTCGTAATGAACTATTGGCAGACAGGGTCTTGCGTAGTTTGTGGGGTTTAACACTAAGCCTACCATGgacgggtcaaatgacccattttaaactttttgtcagaagttcttagaaataacattattaaatcgtcgtttgccttcacgacttttattaaaaaatacttcgaatgtatttttcaagatttactattctcttgctaattgttttaccgagaaatatatgtgagcttaatcatatatataatattttaaagacgggtcatttgacccacattggtaggaataggaatacataaaatatcggtaggtttagtgttaatatATAGTTTctgttcaaaagtttttaacgaAAGTTGTATCTATAGTTTATACGAGTTTaatactatattatattttcagacAACGGGCCTAACTGGCTTGGCAGTAGCAAGCAATCCTCATCACACTCTGGGGGCTCTTTACGGAAAAATTTTACGAGCTCTTTCTAAAATGCCTCAAGATGCTTCTTATCGAAAATATACTGAAAAAGTGGTTCAAAATAGACTCAAAGCTGTCGACACGGTAAGACACACTTGCGACTTTGGGATTATTTACGCGCTTATCTTTTCAGCACAAGGACGTTACTGCTTTGGAAAAAGAGATTGCAAGCGGTCAAGTGGAGGAATTGATAGTGCAAGCGGAAAATGAACTTATTTTAGCACGAAAAATGCTAGGTTGGAAGCCTTGGGAAAGTTTAGTGAAGCCACAACCACCAAAACAGTGGACTTGGCCACCAGCAAAAATTGTCGAACCTAAAGTGTAATATataattgtaataaatgcaATGGTCCATAATacctgaattaaatatttacttataaatttCAAAGAGTTATtgtagaattattattattcaaaattttaaaaattattagtgATATGTTGATGCATTGCTGGCAGGATCAGTTTTCGTTTagaagagatttaaaaaaaactaattagcCACTCAATTTTTTGTGCTGTGCTCtatgttattgttattaaaacatattcatttaaatacaaatataaattggTCAGTATCCGAAATAATCCCAAAAAGTAAACGAGCTTCtgcatgaaatatatttatcagATGCATGACACTGTGCAAAATCAGATGATAGTGGCCGTGAATTAGACCTTTCACCTTTATTTTGGAAGCgatgtgtatatgcatatacatatctacatacatactagtgtttatatatatatatattgcataTTTACACTACATACCGTAGTTTTTTATGCAGTTGTCAATACACTACACAATTTGCTTTGCCGTTGTTTCAAACATAACATACTTGTATTACATCTTAGATTAAAACTCACATAGCTATAAGCATTCTAAGGTGAAGAAAAACAGGTTCTTCctggttgtttaaaaaaaacaacacttgtTGAGTTTACCGTTGATCACTGATAACTGAGGATTCTatttcttaaactttcttatttATGTATAATGAATATTTGATTACTTGACaatatttaatttggtttacaATCCTTGGAAAATGCATTTGATAATATTCAAATCGCTTAACAAAATTATGATTACTTTACAATATTCAATAGTTCATTGGTTTTAATAGTTGTTTAAAAAGcagtaaagtttaaataaaggaagttgaaaaaaaaaatacttatgtatgtatgtttgttcatattcttatgaacaaacattttatatttcgAATACAGTGGAGGCTATAACTCCCCACCGTTAGATTGAGGCTCCGACgaaattatgattttcttttttgttttgatggtGTATGTTGGGATTATTATTACAATTAGTATTATGACAAGATTAAtgctaatatttacattttttttattttacttgtttCATACagtacattttcaaaattttgttcatttttaatttgctgCAGAAATAGAGTTGCGAGTTTTATATCAAATAACGTtacattttcgttttctttaatttttgttatgatGTTAGGTGATATAATTTAATCATGCACTTTTATATTgacatttgaataatttttatctaaagtttgaataataCAGTTCtcaaattttatcataaaatttcctatttgttttattttaaatttgttacaaTTGTGAGACACTTCTGCGTTGAAATTCTTAAATATTAGGATACCAGGTAAAATTTCTTTTACGATTATTAGGTTTAATGGGATCATGGTGCAATATTCTTCTttgaaattgaatatattttgtacGCAttcatcattaattttttccaaattctaTCAAAGATGTTGTTCTTTATGTCCGCTAAGACTTCATACttattaaggggggaccctcatttagacggtcgaaaaatgcatcatttttgggaatttttttctcaggtaaaataacttcaaacgttttgtaattcataaagtactttaataaatgtcttgactgtctacaaaaattttcggagaagaaaaaaacaatttaagtatggaaatatacacctcgtccatggcacctcattctatctgtgtacattctagcgctctgaatttttttctgaaataaaaaaccaaattttttttaaaactttaggataataccttcgatgtgacattttgatttaaaaaaaaatgtcgaaattgatattttttacccagttttatgttaaaagtgatttttcatgcataaaaattgactttaaaattacaaaaaaatatgaaaatcttttttgtttaaaaaacacttaatgtcacattgaaaacaatttaattatctttaaaatgagctattgtaaagcctgattggttcaatacagcgttctcaattgtgtacacaaaatcgaaaaatgatgtttcgagaaaaacgcgtttaaagttttggatacaggcgatcaggccacccgtcgcgtcctgttaaaaattttgtcactccttcaaaaatacagatatcgacttgaaattttgaaagtatattcttaaatagttgtagaatagattaaaattattttcaaaaaatcgatttttttgacccgataaatgagggtccccccttaagaacaattgatttattttttgcgtTTGGAGGAGGTTCAAATATTATAATTGATAATCGGAATATTTaggaattcaaattcaattattacaatattttcgtCGTGGAAACCTACActgaattttgtatttgtgtaaCTGTTAAAGTTACTGATTAAGTATAGGTTAGGTTAATTGCTAGTTTAGTAGAGAAGATAATTTGACCCATGTCATTTACGTGATTTTTTGGAAGTGATATATCGTTGTTTATTtgatactagctttaacccgcggcctcGCTCGCgtggagtagttttgagggatttaggacatgtatataaaagagttacaaacaataatttcataggaaatatttttttattaataatcataatattacaatacccggcatccgttgctatgcctcgttgaataaaatcaaaacaaacaatcagaaaaatatcaagcaaaattatttttattaattttctatctcaaaccgtttttgaacttatagttgaacagcttatgtgtattatgaagtctagagtgtgctattaatagtgggaaataggaaaaacaaagattttttagattaaatttaagcaaatattcgattattagtgacgaatgagagtggtggcgcggcctgcgggctgtgggaagggagttccatcataaaaacatgcctataactttcattgggtgaaaatatgaatgtataaaaatttttacgtcatttggtgttgtcgtttcgtagtgatgcgcggacaacttacagacattcacctttatagtatagatatttGTCCCAAGAATGTCATTTCGTCTTCTAACGTTGCAATTTTGTTCTGAAAATAGTCTTTAAATGTTCTTATGTAATTGTTTACTTTTGCTTGTTTGTCATTAATGTGGTCtgttatgttttgtatttgaagAGGAAGGACATTATTTACATACCTATATCAGATTATTGATTTGGATTTGTAGATTTTCTTCGTTTTCATTTAGGTATTTAAGAGATTGGTTAAATTGTATTTCGTTATTACTGTCTAGTGTACCTGctattatttttagttcttttccTAATACATTAATTAATCCGCGTCTAGATCTAAAGTGCGGGTTAAGATTTTCAATTTCTCCTTTGAGTAAAGCAAAATGTTTATTTACTGTGTCCAATAAAGCTTTATTTTCAGTGGTAGTTGAGTTGGGTGATTCAATATTGGAATGTAGTACGTGGAACGTCTCCATATATGCTGAGGTATTGACGATATGGATAACCTTATTATACTGTTCGATCACTTGGATTTCTCCTTTCTTAATGGGCATGAATCCGTTGTTAATTGTGAGATCCTGTACGgcaataatttgtgcaatacTTGTTGAGATTAAAAATATGATTGGAGTCCAGTTCGTCATCTGAAATTTACGTTATTACGTGTTAGTAGTGGGAAGCTTTAAGTGAAGCCCTCTTGTCACTTATAATAATTCCAGCTTTGCTGAAAATGCGTTCGGTTCCCCTGTGGTTGCCGGAACGCATAAGAACTTTTGCAGCAAGCTTTCTGAGCGTCATTTCTGTtaatgttctacaaaaaaacatagttatattatttatctaaaatagtattataaacaaaaaattactttccAATAATCAAGACGGTTATAATCTTCATCCAAATTTAGACTTTCAGAAAAGTTCCGAAGGCTTAGAATGGCGTCAACTCGTTCATTCGTCGGTTTTTTTGGCAATGTTCCTTTTCAGAAATGCAAACAATTGCTGATGGCGCTGCAGTCTCAGTTGGTGTTGGTGCTGGGTTAATTCGGTTTCCAACGGTTTTATGGATTCTGAAACGTTGTGAGAAAAAAGAAAGCCCTCCCCTTTGAATCGAGGATAAAGCAACGTGGATAATCTGGTTACAGTGCGTTTTTCATATCCAATCATATCATTCATATCAATCTGCGTTTACTGCTTTCAGTTATATTTAATAGCATCTCGGAACCTTCTTCCGATTGAACTTTGGGTATTATACTTTTTATAGTGTTAATGTTTTGTTGATGACGAAAATTTTGTTGATGACGAAATTTTTTCAGTAGCGGTGTCAAAAGGTTCAAGCAATTCTACAATGTCCACTAAAATAGCAACTTCTTCCACAGTGAGATGTGCAGCTGCTTTTGGTATGCTTAGAACTGTGTCAATTGAATGACAAAATGTTTTTAACATCGATAGTGCTCCAATGCTTTCCCAGCACTATTGTATATCCCACTGGCAAGAGAAAAGGACTACGATaacgcctcgaacgtgcaggaaacatttccctcatctgggttcctgagcacaggaatatagagggaaatgaaattgccgatgagcttgccaggaagggggcggcagaaccggatccagctgccctcttctcagacatcggtatccccttggccgtcgttaaagggaaactacacaacttctttctaagtctgtctcatcgtgtgccatttcaaaagcactatagCCTCAaaacgatataaacagaacgcttaaggtgatgggaaccccccgccattcaatttccaaactcattgcggtgatcactgggcACTGGATGAtcgcactcacgcggagaaacttggaattccgtacaacccccattgcagaagctgtggggatcctatagagaaagagactgcggaacactttctctgcagatatccggctttggcggctaggcgcctgagattcctcagcgtcccctttggggatgacttgataaaattctccagcctagatcccttttctctcctccgctacatcaacagcactggatggctgtagacggttttatctcctcccttaatcctttcacaggtagtggtcccctttatggtatcaaaacggcacgtaagtgctacttgtagcgtacctggggtactcttgccatcttacctacctacctaacgcCGGCAAGTGAGGGAACGACCCGggtttatatccggtcaaggactgtgacttcagcagcattccccatatatgtatgggaatgtttatgctgctacgacAACAAtcatctacgatactacggaacgtTGGTGATTTGTCATTTACATGGGGTCCTCATTGGTGGCTTCATGTCAGCTGACACAGAACGTACGTCTACGTTGGTGAGTGTAAGTACCATTACTCGTTTATCAACCCACTTAAGTTTTTATAATTGACATTTTCAACCTTTCGAGAAGtacttttcatatttataaatgAATTATAAGTGCATTAAATCCAcggtgaaaaaattattttacagctCTGTATtgtacaacaaataaatatgcaaaaatttattgttattttttattataaccatTCATTCAATACATTTATGATTTAACTGCGTATTTCCTTGTTGGATATATAGACCTTTTGCGAATTTCTTTCAGAGTTTTCCTATTTGCATCTCTGGAGCTCAAAGCCTTACGAACAGCTCGTGTCCTCTTTTTTCTCAAATCCAAaggcttatattttttatttttaaaaactttccgGAGATTTTCCTTTTGCTTCTGGTGCATTACAATATAGACCCTTGCTATAGCTTTGCGAACCACCCGActgaaagtaaattttgaaattattatggTATTATGGTATAATGGTATTATTAACTAtacattcatataacagaaaataaTGTGTGCTCTATTACTTAATATAAAATGttatatcgaatttcgaatacGTATTACTGCCATAacttttgaaacctcagtaaacttcgtttacggatttccccCCCAACTGCTTATTATTaacagccaattgcgcaattaaattagctattccttatccttgtattttttttcttcatatcattaataataacactggatcacaaatttcaactttttttctgcaccagagacgccgttatgaaattcctatgtaaaatcaccgtctgattccgaaaatcaaggttattttttattctatggtaacgtttttgagatatttatgaattaccgttatttcaaaaaaacaaaaaattgggcccacttaatcatatatatctcgaaaacgaattgagcgattccaaaaccgtttaaagcttttaaaaggtaataaaatttgctataaactgtgtgtaaaacactttctgctaggtcctgcagattcaaagataacgaactatcataacggattttttaaattttttttgtaaaaatataaaaaaatttgtactttgagagaaaggatctcgaaaactgtttactttttcgtgtattttttgttttcactctaagctctgttttattacaaaaaaaataaactttgattcaacaaaatcgatgaactaatacaaaagttacaagcattcaagtaaatatatccatatagtaaaacttaagtaccctacaaataatagcatgtgtacatatgattcttaaactatctatttaggcgacatatgaaatttattacaccaatgaagtggagggaaccaacttgccattcaacggactgctatatttgtactacaaaagtatttggggtagGAAAGTctagaaaagtaacctatgcgagcatatctacagtgtcattaccagaactaaattcaacggaagctacattgccagaatcaaatttaactttagtttcggctccagtttcattgtcaacagcagtatctgattacgcggcatcatgttgtactgaattgcaaacggaaaacgaaagaaaccctttgtcacaagcacaactcactgattggataagggatttggaattgtcaaaagaaaaggccgaactacatgcccctcgtatgcaacaatttaaatttgtttcatccgatgttaaggtaacatattataggactcgtcacgaacaattctcccagcactatacgaagaaggacagtgtttgttattgcaaaaacattgctggtctatttaaacagtttggtaaaccatatgattcaaaagagtggcgattgttcatagacggcaattaaggctgtattattgcatattggcaaccaaaagccatctatcccgatcgcgcatgcagtaaatacgaaggaaacatatgagacaatgcaaaaattgcttaaattaattaaatacgaagaacatgattggaaagctatgtggtctacaatctggatacacaaaatactgttgctttctatgcaaatgggatagccgagcacgtcaagaccactacatcataaaggattggccagaacgaatcgagtttcaagttggggtggataacataaaatactcaccacttataaaaaaggaaaaaataattctacctccactccacatcaagctcagccttatcaaaaactttgtcaaggctttggacaaagaaggcgaagcttttcattatttgaaaacaatctttccacagatttcagaagcaaaaatataggaagggatttttgtggggccgcgaataaggaaaataatggccaatacccatttcaaagaactattgtcaccagtggaggcagcagcgtgggactcttttgaaaaggtcgttacttcttttttaggcaaacacaaaagtcctaacttcgagctgatactgaacgatttaatcaaaaactatgcggaaatgggtaaataaaaaacacatataagaccgttttcccagttaactttaaaaccaaacaaaaaacttcaaagcaaatttttaaatttacatgagaatatatagcccttaatctgaatttattgccctgctccgaacaaacaagaacgaccaaaatttgttctgaattggaagattaacccagcttaagaaaattatatgctaatgtgtcacttatgtatatatctaattccctttttaattttctttcaggagtaaatatgtctttcaaaattcattttctgcactcccatttaaattttttcccgaaaAATCTTAGCGACGAAAGcgacgagcatggcgaaaggtttcaccagcaaatgaaaatgattgaaagtcggtatcaaggattctgggatgtcgctatgatgggtgactactgttggtttctcataagagaaaccgatccttatataaataagcgtcaaaacaagacacataactttttcaattataaaataagatcatagagttaagacagagtcatatgtacatatgctattatttgtagggtacttaagttttactatatggatatatttacttgaatgcttgtaacttttgtattagttcatcgattttgttgaatcaaagtttattttttttgtaataaaacagagcttagagtgaaaacaaaaaatacacgaaaaagtaaacagttttcgagatcctttctctcaaagtacaaatttttttatatttttacaaaaaaaatttaaaaaatccgttatgatagttcgttatctttaaatctgcaggacctagcagaaagtgttttacacacagtttatagcaaattttattaccttttaaaagctttaaacggttttggaatcgctcaattcgttttcgagatatatatgattaagtgggcccaattttttgtttttttgaaataacggtaattcgtaaatatctcaaaaacgttaccatagaataaaaaataaccttgattttcggaatcagacggtgattttacataggaatttcataacggcgtctctggtgcattttggctctAAACCAGTGTAATTAATCAAACCAAAAAcatcgaaatattccaccaatataatttcattattcattttcatttcaaattaaacCTTTCATAACCTTTCATaacagaactatcataggtatgctaacaggccacaatctactggctgcatatgcgtacaagatagggattgctaacacggacaaatgcaggaaatgcagagaggatgttgaggagactttagaacaccttctgtgcgcttgtccggcattactaaaaacgcgactaaaatgcctgggagccccactgtttgagggtctgcaAGACGTCtctaaagcggagctcccagccctacttagattcgctaaaagcgctgacatcctacatgatgtctacttcaggtattcatagaggtcggtctccatctggtatcgctagggaccaaaaggtctatgcgcggcttattgccaaccaggctaacctaacctaacctttcatAACAGTATTCACAggagattaattttgtggatttattggtaattaatgcatatgtgaacgcaTTTttatactctcgtttttatgcGGCAAATGGCAGAATATCAATGAGAAACGAATTCGAAATCGGTATGCTATCCTATCCATAAcagcattatttttatttgtattcgttctcatcggccgccgtagccgaatgggttggtgcgtgattaccattcggaattcacagagaggtcgttggttcgaatctcagtgaaagcaaaattaataaaaaca from Anastrepha obliqua isolate idAnaObli1 chromosome 2, idAnaObli1_1.0, whole genome shotgun sequence harbors:
- the LOC129239059 gene encoding NADH dehydrogenase [ubiquinone] 1 alpha subcomplex subunit 5 codes for the protein MAAKVTTGLTGLAVASNPHHTLGALYGKILRALSKMPQDASYRKYTEKVVQNRLKAVDTHKDVTALEKEIASGQVEELIVQAENELILARKMLGWKPWESLVKPQPPKQWTWPPAKIVEPKV
- the LOC129239707 gene encoding 60S ribosomal protein L35 translates to MVKVKCSELRTKDKKELSKQLEELKNELLNLRVAKVTGGAPSKLSKIRVVRKAIARVYIVMHQKQKENLRKVFKNKKYKPLDLRKKRTRAVRKALSSRDANRKTLKEIRKRSIYPTRKYAVKS
- the LOC129239706 gene encoding uncharacterized protein LOC129239706, whose product is MANTHFKELLSPVEAAAWDSFEKVVTSFLGKHKSPNFELILNDLIKNYAEMGVNMSFKIHFLHSHLNFFPKNLSDESDEHGERFHQQMKMIESRYQGFWDVAMMGDYCWFLIRETDPYINKRQNKTHNFFNYKIRS